A stretch of DNA from Chanos chanos chromosome 11, fChaCha1.1, whole genome shotgun sequence:
tgtttttgaagttaTCTTTTCGACACAGCATTTTCAAAAACCTCACTCTCAAACGAAACCATATAATATGCTGGAGTGGATAGTGCGTGGAGAGAAAaccaggaaaacacacacaaatcggTGATAATGAAACCGTTTTATTGAGTCTTCCAGTAGAGAGTTGATATTCATGGAATAAAACTGCTTTTCTGGGAATTctaaagagcaaaaaaacagaaactgcagAAAGTGGAGACCAAGGAAAATGTGTCGACAGAAAGAAACATCATTACgtttaaaaaatagaaataaaaagtatcattttaaacagtgaaCTGGGGGTTTGTCTATgcataaaaaaacaagcagaagacaatttaaaaggctttttaatatttttttttaaaaaaaacaacgtcACAGGGCCAAAGTAAACTTACTCCAACATAAAATATCTAATTTTTTccacgctaaaaaaaaaaaaaaaaaaagctagataGGCTCAGGCAATTCTCGTCTTTTTTCGTCGTAAAAATTCCATGAAATCGGTGGAAACAGCAGAGGAAACGCCTTCCGTGTGGCACCGGTTTTCTCGTTGAGCGGTTACACCGAAGGTCGCTAGCTGCTTCAGCGTCTGCACCCCCTGCCCCACCCccgcgcctttttttttttaaaaacaccgTTGGCTGAAAATCCTGGGACAATACAAGCTACATTTGCATGAAAACTGACTGCACAGCACTCTATACTCTAAAGGTGAGTACATCTACACACTAGGATCAGTAGAGCACAACTGACCGTGAACACAAGAAGAGAAACATATATGCTAATTGGCTTATGTGTCCTTAACCCACAACAACCATGCCATTCTTGTCAACCATTACATGGTTTTTAGATAATTaaaggatttcttttctttttttttctacactgggttttgtttatttgctacatgttttttttttttttatatcaaaacaaaaagagcattGGTAAGTGCCAGggagacattttgttttactgacCTTATTATCTGGACACAACCCACAATCTAACAAGTTCATCTgaagcctaaaattacaacactTATTCAATTTCTTTTATTCTTAACCCAGATTTGTCACCCCTCTCCGGataccccctccccttccctctaTTCTGTACAGTTTTATATCGTTTTCCCACCCTCCCATggaacgccccccccccccccaaattggAATACTGCAACGTAAACGGGAacagaacaataacaacaaaactcGCCATGGCAACCTCACTGTCCAACCTCACTGTTGGAGGATACTTGTCCACTAACTGTGGTggcctgtctgttttaacacactTGGTCACACAAAGTCATCAAGTATCTTCCAGAtgcttcctcacacacacacacacacacacacacacacactcactcactcccatacacacacgctcacacacacacacacaagcgctaAGGACTCCCCATTTTTTCCCGTCTGACCTGCTGGAACCCCCCCATCCTCTCCCGTTTCAGACTGCCTTCAAGTAGAAAACaaaccccacccctcccccacccacacGGCTCCTTCTCAGCGACAACATGACTGGGTTCTGCCGGCCCAGGCTTTCCACTCTGGGCCTAGGACACCGAGGAGATGGGGTTGTGAGGGGAGCCCATTTGGGTCAGAACCTTGTCCAGCCACTGCAGAGGCCCGTGGAGGTGGATCTCTATCCAGCACGGGGTGCTAGTCACGTCCTGTCGATGATATTCCGCCCCCCAGCCCTGAAACAGAATGCAGAGGAATCCTTCAGACTGGAGAACTAAAGCTTAGATGACACGTCCCCAAAGGAGTCAGAGGTCAACGTTTACGAAGCCCCTGTATTCCTTTTCTGTTGGTCAGTTCCTTGCTGTTGTTTCAGCCCAAGCATTTATCATTTTCCTATGCCCCTCTTATCTGACTCCAGTTAACCAATCACCACAGATTAACCCTGAGGACATGTGACCTGCCCCTTCACCTGGAATCAAAAGCTATTGTCTATATTACTAATCCTAGGCACTCCCCCTTTAACAGAGCAACCTTGCTGACACTCCGATGTGTCTTTGCATCACCATTAGctaaatgaagtgtgtgtttgtttggaacaaaacagagagtgtgtatgtgtgtgtgtgagagagtgttacCTTGACAAAGCTCATGCGGATGGTACACATCTTGGTGAGTTCGTAGACAGCCTCAAAACCGTGATTGACGGACTGGGCCAGGAGTTCGGCAAACTCCTGGTTGTTGAAGATCTTGAGGCTGCAGCCGCTGGGGATCTTGCAGACAGTGGTGGGGTGGAAGCCATGATGGTAGTTACAGTTGCGGCTCTGGACGAAAATACTGCTATCGCTCAAACACTCCGCATACACCTCTCCACCAACGTAATACAGATGGACACctacagagaggagaatgaggacaTCAGGCACAACTCTCCTTAGAATCCATTTTGTTACTATGTTTCATTGCTATTACAATGTCACAGAGTACTACATTCCGGACTGGTCACTCTCTAATGAGAAGACTCATTAGAATCTATTTGTTACTATGTTTCAATGCTATTATGAGGTCACAAAGTACAGCATTCTGGATTGGCTGCTCTCCTTTAAGAAAATCCACTTCTGTGATGAATTCTGTTCCAGTCCTCTAGCACTGACAGCTTGAAAGGCCTTAAACCTTATGCTTCATTTAGTTGTCGAGGAAACATCACTTTCAACTTCAACTGCGAAGAAACCATCATCATGCTACAACATAAAATCTAAATCACAAATCCTAATGAAAAGCAACAATGAGCAGTTCTGAGATCCAGTGAGATTTGGTAAAGCGGTGGAACCTTTGCcaatgtgtctgcgtgtgttctCGATGGTGGAGTTTCGGTTGACGTTGGAGAGCAGGCCCAGGCAGAACCGGTTGCGGTTGTTGGAGGGGTCGGTGAAGCCGTCCACTAGCACGCTGGTGGAGGAGGCTTGGAATGCTTCACCCACACGATTATTCAGCTCATAGTACACGATAGAACACCAGTGCTTTGGCTCCTCATAGGCCACAGGCTGCATATCTgtacaggaaacacacacacacacacacatacacacaaagaaaaccaaAGTTATGCAAGCTGATAAAGTTAAAAACAGAAGCGCTTTCCCACCTTTCTGTCCATCTATGACACATTTAAGGAAAAAACGCGGAGGACGAGACAAGCTTTGATTTGACGTCATAATCTTGTCTGTAAATACAGCACTTGCCCAAAAActaccaaattaaaaaaaaacaaaaaaacccacgagACACACCAACAATAGCCAAATGACACAAAACCATAACACTAGACAGCTGTACAAATGAATGTACCCTGAGCCTGGTCACCACAGAGATGACCAATCAGACAAAGATCTCACACTTCCAGATCTCCACCGACCACGGAGCAGAGCGCATACGAGTGCCCACGCAGCGCCCTCCACTGACGGGCAGGCTGGCACAGTGACTGGGCTGTGTTTATCTTACACATTCCTCTCCTCCGTTTCCTCGCGgtggcgtggggggggggggggggggggggggggctggcagGTGTGCGCTGTCTCGCCGCCTTTTCCCAGCAGCGCTCCACAAAAggagcagcagcaacaacaccgCCCGCCCCAGCACAGGAAACAGCACTCGCCCATTCTTCCCAAAACCGCCTTTCACCCCCTGCCAGCGGATATCTCAAactgctgcctctctctctctctctctctctctgtcacacactctctctcgctctctctctctccctcttcctatctgtcacactctctctctctctctctcactcactctctctatctatccctctctgtcacacactctctctctcgctctcgctctgtctatctctcctttAAGTCTACACTGTTACATGGtaaacagctgtttgtttgaatgacGATTTAGTAAACTAGAATAACGGCTGGAGAGGATGGCACGAGCCAGAGTACGGCTTATTTGCGTAAACTCTTTCTATGGCGTGTTTTTGCATGACCTGCTATTGTTGTGAgtcctctgtgctgttctaAGATCAGTCCTAAGACAAGAGACAAATGAAATCACCGTAGTGAAGAAGCTCCACAATCCACGAACTGCAGAGGATATTTTGGAAATTGAAAAATACTGGAGGATATAAAGGTTCACGGGTCAAAGTTGTGCATAATTAGGTTCGTGACAGGTCTTTTCACATTTGAGATGACAGACAGCCTGAAAACACATaggctcattcattcattatgacGTCGTGTAAAAAGTTAGTTAAAAATACATCTTCATTTCAAACATCACTAAGCAGAAGCCGTGAGAAACACCGATGGGTTTAAATTGGGTTTAAACTTCACTGATTAGACAAATTTTAATTCTTAAAATTAAGAAGTTTGTGGTCGTGCCCGATGAATGACCTGGGGGCagaagatggtgtgtgtgtgtgtgtgtgtacatgtgtgtgccaGTGTTGTGTGGCTGTCGTGGTAACCACCTGAACGGTTGTTGATCTCCAGTGGAAGATTTGGGGCCAGTAGGTTGGTGTCCATGGGTTGGGGGCAGTCCTGAGTCATTGGTTCTTCAGGGGGCATGTATGCCGGTGGAGGGGTTTCTGCatgagccaaacacacacacagtttagcaaacatacatatacatgtacaaatatgcatgtgtatgtgtgtgtgtgtgtgtgtgtgtatatatatatatatacgtgtatgtgtgtgtgtgtgtgtgtgtgtctgagtgaagctCTGCTGTATGTAAGTTAACAGAGTTTAGTTCTTcacaaaatatgtgtgtgtatatatatatatatatatacacacacacacatagttctTCACAGAATAAACTCTGTTAACTTACATACAGCAGagcttcactcacacacacacaaacacacacacatatgtatatatatatatatatatatatatatatatatatatatatacacacacacacacacacacacacattctgtgaaGAACTAAACTCTGTTAACTTACATACAGCAGAGCTTCACTCAGGCTGCAGATCTACTCTAAACTCTATTCCACAGGAACAACCCAGAGCCCGGAGGTCAGGACACTCACCTGGCATCTGGAAGGGGCTGCCTGGATCAGAGCTGGAGGGCGAGTGTGGGAAGGTGGCGGTGCTTCCCGTACCGCTGTTGGGAGAGCTGGGGTAACTGTTGGTTGGGGAGTTTGGGGTGAAGGGCAGGCTCCCCGCAGGCTGTTGCTGGGGGAAAGAGTCTGGGTATGTGGCGTTTTGGGGCATGTGCGGTTCTGTCTGGTGCAGCGGGTTACGGAATCGCGGCAGCATGGACAGCTTGGCGTTGAATTCGCTGTTTCGGGGTACCAGTACCGGTGGCAGCACTGCAGGATTGGAGGAGAATGGTGTCAATCACAGGGGAACTGGCCAGTCAAAATCACAGAAACAAGATAAAGACATGGAACAAAGGGGCCTTTACTGCGATATATATATCAGGAGCGAATGAATGAGCTTTTAATAGGCTGGATCCTTTTCTTTAACTTAGGTCATTCTTTCATGtgcccccccaaaacaaacaaacaaacaaacaaacaaacaaacaaagaacctTTCAGATATGGTGAATCACCCAGTTTTCGTTGgccctgtcttctctctggcCCCTGACAGCTGTATCTTCCTCAGTGTCTCTCATATTCATTTTCACCCTGACTCTACAGCTGAGCTCACGGCTAAGAATCACGCTGactcacttcttcttcttcttacatACATCTGCCTTCACTTTGGGAACACACAGATCTGGGAGCGGCCACATTTGGCCACATTAAAACAATGCCTCTATTTTCACCGAATACTGAAGATGgggatgtttttttctctttcccaaccccccccccccccccaccctttttttttcagaaccgTGGCTCTCATATTCACGAGTTAAACCAATTTTTCTGGTCACCTATAGGGCCGACTCTGTGTTTGGAAAACAGCTTGGAGCGGAACATTCCGAAGGAATGTACCATCTGTGTGAAAATGGGACAGCCCGTCTGGAGCAGGGGCCCGTTTGGAAGGCGTTTTAAAATGGACAGAGGTGTCCGCGCCATCCCGTctgaacagagaacacacagcttGAGCCGCACATTCTGAGGCTTGCGGACGATTTTACGGGGCGTGGAAATCATGAGGCGCAAAAAGGAGTCGGTCAGCCAACGCCAAGAGCGAAGCAGTCTGAGCTTACACCAAACTGAAATACTGGTAAAATGAATTGACtaacagcaaacagaaaaaaaaaacagctttcaagGCTAAGTGCAGTCTTCGGTTAGTAACAGGGAATTACTTTGATGGTTCTTCAGTTAGCGAAACCAGGCTTGGGATGTAcatagcgttttttttttggccaattATTGGTAATTCTACCAAGAAGCAACGATAATACAATATGATACAATACAATCTAAATAAGCTTAAAGCTAAAACTGATTTTAGCAGGAGTTTCTAGCATGTTATAAAGTTTACAGATATGTTACGTATGATGTCATAAAAATCTGTTTGAATCTAAAAGCAGCTTCACACTGGAGGCGGAACAGGCGGGATTGAGGACAGGGCGGGGGAGGAgattgggggggtgggggggggtagtgCAGGAGAGGCAGGTGTGTGTTCCAGGCTCTCGCAAGGCGCTCAATAAAagcagagtgtgtgaggtggGCGACCACTCTTTCctcctattgtgtgtgtgtgtgtgtgtgtgtgtatatgtgtgtgagagagagagcgacaggaGTTCCTGTAACACTCTTCCTCCATGTGGCCACATGTTTGCCTGGGCCTGCTGgccaagagcacacacacacacacacactcacgcacacacacacacactgtcagagctTGCTCTGAAACAAAGCCCTCATTCTCCCCCCGGCTGGAATttcctgctcctgctctctttccacacacacacacacacacacacacacacacacactgtggacagCTGTTTCTGTCTTGTCAGCTGACCCTCATCTTCTGCTTagccaacaaaaaaaagggttgtGCGTTTGAagttcacacgcacacacgcacacacacacacacacacacacacaagagaacaTTTTTAGGCTGCAAAGCTGTTCCTGCAGTAGTCTTTCTCATATAGCACCAAGGCTAAAAAGGGAGATAAGAGCTTTGGCAGACAACGGGAtgtggaggaaaaagagaaaatgaaaagagaacatCTGCAGCTACCCTGGGAAGAGGAAACCAGAGGGGAGAGGAACGCTGAAAAGAACACATGATTTCAGTATGAGGGTTCCCTGACTGGGGAAACTTTGTTGTACCTCAtacctctatttttttttcctgtcagtttgTCTAAATGTTAACAGTAATCTAATCCAAATGTTTATACTGATTAAACGTCTCTGTTAACACCGACGGCAAAAACAACTCCACCAAATAGTTTCATCAACAAAGAAtataaaccacaaaaaaacaacaataacacacacatacacacacacacaaaatcatttacATCTGAAAGACTTTGTAAACTGTGTCAATTGTTCAATTATACGAAAACATTTAGAAATTAGTTGCAACTGTGCTCTATGAAGTAATGCCACAATTGTTTTCATGAGGGCTTTGTGTGAGAGGGATGTGAAGAGAAAGCACTAGCTGTTACTTTATGGACAATATAAAAATCTCATAGGTTACACAGGCAGCAATCTCATTCTCTAACCTTACGACAACGTCAGCTGTGAGCGTAGACATGagtagagagactgagtgagtttATGGTGAGTCTGTGGTCAAAGGTTCTGACCTGATTTTTATTAACACTCAGTGACCCAAACAAGTTCACTCAACCTCCTGGCCAAAAGTCAGTACTGTCCAGTAGGACAGTCAATCTGGCCAATCGAGAAATCTCACTGACAAAACATAATTCCAGGACTACAGTTATGATCAAAATGACCATCAATTTTTTTGTATTACTTGCTGTGAATGACTATTAAACTGTTCAGAGTTATAACAAGTCAGCTTGTTAGAAGTGTGTGGGTGGAATTGAATTTTCTGCGTGTTAAATGTATTCTGGCGGTCCTCACCTGGACTGTCCACTCTTTTATAGTGATAGGGGTTAATACACACGTCCTTCTGTTTGGAGCCGAAGGGGAACTCGCAGCAGTCCAGCGCCTTCAGCTCGTGGTGGGACTGCAGGTCGGGCCAGCGCCACACGCGGCAGTAGATGACATGAGGGAGCCCCTTCCTGTGGGACACCTGCAGCCGCCCGTCCAGGGAACGAGGGATGGTCACGCAGTTGCTGGGCTGTCCGGGGCAGCTCAGCGCCCGCTCCAGCTCTTCCATCgctcccttcttcttcttcagcttCTTCACCAGCGCATCCACCGCCTTCTCTGCCCATTTCTCCTCTTCGTCGCCCTGCTTCCAGCCCAGCAGCCGCTTCACCGCCGGGCTGGTGAAGGAGAAGAGCGAGGTGACGTTCATTCTGGCACCGGACGACGCCGGTtagagtcccccccccccccctcgggaGGAGTCAGCGAATCCCACGCGAtggcgcgcacacgcacacgcttaCGGAGCTCTGGCTGTTACTTGGGAGACGCGCTGGCGGGACCAAGAAAACGGTTTCGATGTTCTCGACGTCCGGGGtaaaaacacacgcatacacatacacatatgcagaGGGCTGTGATATTTCCCAAAGTCCGtggagccacacacacacacacacacacacaaacacacacagccaaaggAGGTAGAAGTCCTTGCTATTCTGCTGTTCCAAAGACTGGGCAGGACATTCAGTGGAcctaaaacaaaagagagagagagagagagagagagagagtcagttaGTACACCATGAAGTGTCCTGACATTGTTTTAAAGGGGAAGTTTTGCCAGCTTTCCTGTCCTGAATTGCACAGAGGCTGAAAAGGCGGGAGAGATATTGGCAGAGAATCCTTGACCCCGGGGCGCGATGGGAGTGACATCATTCCGTAACGCTTTTTTCTGGGAAACTGCCACGCTGTGGCTGTGTCAAAGCAGGGCTTCCCATTAGAATACCGAGACCAGTCAGTTCTCCCAACGGCTTCCAGTACATATGAGTGTTCACGCCGCCGTCTCCAATATCAGCGCTGGGAAGAACCGCCCGTGACTAATGCAAGTCATCTTCGGATGACTCAGTTCTACTGTATGGATACAGATACATCAAAAccttctcataaa
This window harbors:
- the smad1 gene encoding mothers against decapentaplegic homolog 1; its protein translation is MNVTSLFSFTSPAVKRLLGWKQGDEEEKWAEKAVDALVKKLKKKKGAMEELERALSCPGQPSNCVTIPRSLDGRLQVSHRKGLPHVIYCRVWRWPDLQSHHELKALDCCEFPFGSKQKDVCINPYHYKRVDSPVLPPVLVPRNSEFNAKLSMLPRFRNPLHQTEPHMPQNATYPDSFPQQQPAGSLPFTPNSPTNSYPSSPNSGTGSTATFPHSPSSSDPGSPFQMPETPPPAYMPPEEPMTQDCPQPMDTNLLAPNLPLEINNRSDMQPVAYEEPKHWCSIVYYELNNRVGEAFQASSTSVLVDGFTDPSNNRNRFCLGLLSNVNRNSTIENTRRHIGKGVHLYYVGGEVYAECLSDSSIFVQSRNCNYHHGFHPTTVCKIPSGCSLKIFNNQEFAELLAQSVNHGFEAVYELTKMCTIRMSFVKGWGAEYHRQDVTSTPCWIEIHLHGPLQWLDKVLTQMGSPHNPISSVS